AGCTGTAACCATTgatttttgtttgcattaaattggttcaagtagagaagttatagctagctctgagttttcatttccgttccattagtttgcatttagtttactcgaggacgagtaattGTTCGGTTTGGGGACATTTGATACgtacattttatatagcctttttagtcttaatttgcacgtatttctatgcacttttataccgttttgtattgcaatatgccctgaattggctactttgggttGTTTTGTCTATTTTGCATAAacgaacctgaaagtggtgaaactgtactcttttcgtcctattttgcatgcattttcaggagacgggaatgttagagcaagagtactgcattgggatgcgtgaaggatggtcaacgacgagtttgaagctgacttggaggaagaacactcgatcgaatggtttatttggtcgatcgagtggtttggagtGCTGAAGAGGTTGATCGAGTGctttattgtactcgatcgaaatgctgttttgagggtttcctcgatcgagtaatattttcTCTCAATCGAGAGGTTTAGCCTTTGAAgtccttgatcgagtggttttatactgctcgatcgagaggttttgagttttcacgggcttaattaacccgtgttggacCTATTTCTTGATAgacttttgtttttctatttaagcattgataattaggttattaattacGTTTTGACTCATCTTAGAACGCCACTTTACTCTCTTAATCTCTCCCTTAAACTTTCTACTGTAACTCTACTCTTGGATCTCTTTGCTTGGATTTTGGTTGTTCGATCTTTAAGCCGGAACTCTTGTGATTGTAATCTCTCCTCCTTTATTAGTCTCAATCTCATTATTTATTACTTTAATTCCTTGTTCTCTCatcattaatttctgccctaatttcatttatgcaattttattgttatttcatcatgtcttttagtttattcattattattattattgacaacattagtaatatgagtagctaaatccactcatgttgggattagggaatccatggtaagATAGTGACGATCTAGCAaataggctagatgatttatttgtgagaagaGTACtcatggcaatttaattataataccgacttagttgagtgcacgcttctaagttacctttaatctggttaaatttactcctggGTCGGAATattggattaaatagacctgctatgaacaatagactaccctgacgaggacgaaagttaaattagtggaaatctaggataaaAAGTGGACCAGAAGGATCTTTCCTGTATCCGTCTCACAATAGTTTATCTAGGCTAATTGCAGTTGGGTTGCTAGACTAGCATGGTGAACCGAAGTCATGACATGTTCTCTCTCATCTGATCATCTTTATTACATTTTCCGTCTTTTATTGCTCACtctttactgctctttcctttaaacttttattagtttagaaatcaaaattcaaacccccccatttgtgaccaaatagacggacactttaacagatatcttgcctccctgtggagatcgaccctgcttATCGCTAGCTTCTTTGTTAGTTataattaggtttatttttggtactaaaacgacAGTATCACTACTTGTTGGTATTAATTGTCGGGcagttaattttattaagagagaGGATATTGAGCTTTTATATTTATATGATTATATCGAAGATAACATAGAATATACGAGTAATCtgtgaatatttttttttctaatttttagaATATAACATAAATATAGACATAACTTTCGTATACAAATTGTATACTTTTTTTTATCAATAAATCTTGATAAAACATTATTCAGTCAGATATTTGTGCATTTTTTGTAAAAATATTCATTCATTATTTAGATTTTACAAATAAAATGAATGAGTAGATCCGTGtaatttttgcacgggtttaaagttagtaaaaggtaaacaaatgaccggaacggagagagtataataaataaagacaaaatattgaagacaaacaataataataacaaaaatcgTGGCAAAAGACTAATAAACGTAACAATATTCATAGCAAAGTATTAGTAATTTGTGATAAAGTTTAGTAAATTGTGGTCATAAACATAACATATGTTTTGGCGATATATTATGGCAATATACAtattgattaataaaagttttTTTTTACGAGTCTTTTTTTGTTCCTCAAGGCCAATCAATCGCGAATCCGGGTTTACAAAACACCATCAACGTAAAAACATAGataacccgtgaatttcacgggtaatagaactagtgatttaaaaaaaatgatcatacattgtatttttttaaacaataggttttggtatagacgggtgggacgaacagacgggtaaagacctctaataaaatgagTAGGGGGACAAGGTAGGAcaccctccatgtgcttcccactttgtggcaaatgggtattttgtgaggggaaatggtatccgtctatacgtatagacggatagtgtccgtctgtaatgagaatttgtgttttttaaAAGGGGTCATAATCTACATTTTTGCCTAGGGCCCCACAAACCTTAGGATCGGTCCTGCATAGAGTAAGGTGGGAAGCTCGCAACAATGGCGGCGAAGGAAGAGAAAGAGCAGAGAACAGGTGTTGTAGAGAAATAGAGCGGCAAGTGATGAATCAACAAGTCGTTAAACCTTCGGTGGTCTAAAAGACAAAAACCCTTATGACGATTTTACCCTTTTGGGTTAAATAGTTATCGGGTCTTTTTAAGGTCGAGATTTGAGTCTTTCGTTTTAGAGGTCATTTTAATTCCATCGAATTAAATTTTGCCTTAAATAACTCATTTTGGGTTAGTTTGAGtcgagtcattttcgggtcaagtCAGAGGTCAACACGGCTCTATCAGGTCAGTCTTGAGTCACATTTTTTAGGTCATTTTCTGGTATCGAAGAACTTTAATGAGTATTTGAGTATATAGAGTGATGATTATTTATTATCTGATTGAATTGATAGATTAAAATTTGACTGAATATTGGTGATTTGTAATTTGGTAGGGATATTGATAGGTGATCTAGGGCAGATATAACAGGGCTACCCGTATCCATGTCATATTTTCACacatttttttttgagaaaacgACCCCGAAGGGTATTACTTCATTAACGATAGATCAAACATAACAGCAGAATTGACGGACGCTCGCAATCATCCGACCAACTAATCTTGCCAACGACCCTGGGTAAAACATGAGCAACACTATTGTTAATGCGACTCGTATGTGACCAAATAACAGAATGAAACTCGTTACAAAGAGTAAAAATATCATCGATAACAAGTGAAAATAAGTTGCGTCCATTACTCTTTCTCTTCAGCGCATCAACCACTTGAAGGCAATCACTCTCCATCAGCACGTCCCGATGTCCCTTCGCAAGAGCTTCATGTAGATCATCGAGCACCGCAACCGCCTCCAGAAAGCATGGCTCCCACTCTTACTCACGCACTACCGATAATCCCCATAACACCTCGTCTCATTCGTTAGTATTATATTTATTATAGAATTGAGCCAGCGTAACTAAGTTAAAAGTTAACTGTTAAATTTGGGTTAGTCTTttttttggagctcgttttaTGGTACCTGTCTGCTAAAGATCGTCGACacattactaattatcgtcgacaatttgtAATGACTTTCCTAATCTACCCCTCACTCTAAAGTTCCATAtattaacatttttttttcaaGTACGACATTTCCGTCCCCACTGCTTCAATTCCGTTAGCAAATTCAAGAAATCGACGACAATTAATCTAAACTagtttaatttttaaaatttttgtaattagTTAGTAGATTTAGGTAGTTTAAAATAGAATAATTATTGTTCGAACGGATTAGCGATTATCGATTACCGCACCAAAGATTGACTTTGACCTCTCCATTAATCATCACCTCCTTCATAACTTCCCTGCtccttcatcttcatcttcatcttcattcgTATCCACTCACCATCATCACCATCAATTAACAATTCACCAACATTAGCCAAGCTATCAGCTACAACCAGCCATCAAcaattcatcatcatcatcatcaacctccctGTATTTGCCTTCATCATTCACCATAAACCACTCATTTCTACCATCACTCCTCTGCTCAACCATTTTTTGACATCACCTTTGATGATTCATTCATCCCTGCAAATCgtcacagcagcagcagcagcagcaacaccCTGCATTCAAACGAGCTGCACACTTCATCAGCTACACCCGCATCACCATCCTTCACCTCCCCTGCATACCACGACTTCAACCAccatccaatttttttttttttttttttttaaaaaaaattccagACGAAAATATACGAAAATATTTTCCGTCTAGACctgggtctggacgaaaaatatttttgtctggaccatggtttggacgaaaaatttctttgtccggacgaaaaatttcttcatccaggccatttttcaacattttttttaaaatttttttttttattaatttccgtcttaaattagttTTGGGTGCGTGGATCAATAATCGCTAATCCGTTCGTCAAATCATAAACTTGAAACGTAAACATATCTCTTGAACATCGTTACTAGCTTGATCGTTGTTACCGTCATTAGTCGatatgtttaaaaccgttttaatcgAAAAGTTCGTAAATTAAATTATGATTTTTTTCCCCAAAAAACCatctttttttgttttagaaaGATTAGAGGGAGACAAATGGGGTGAATGGGGGTAATATTGGAAAGATGtgttaattgtcgacgataattagtaaaagtgTCGACGATCTTTAGCACGATCCATATGGTATGAGACCGTCTAGTAGGAGAATGAATTAGGCTCCAACCAAGGACTTCCCAACAAAGTCCATTGACAAATCCTACGGGGAAAACACATGGGATTTTATTCCGTAGTCGTGCCAAACAAATTTGGCCCAATACTTTGGGCTGCCACATTGTGTAACGACTAACGACCCAACAGTACGCACTCTTCAATTATACTGCGAACACAAAAATTATCTCGGCACGAGATACTCCTGATTAATACCAAAAGAATAATAATCGTACCTTTTTATCATAATTTGTTATCATTTTTATTAGTAAagcattttatattatatttatttgttttattaagTCTCTTAGAAGATCTACTGATGAGTGACGACCATTCTAAAAGTGTGATTTTCGAAACTTCTTATTGTGGCTAGGCATGGCAAAATAGCAAATGGATCATTCGAGTCGGGTTACTACGGATCGGGTTATTTTTGGGCCAACATGTTACCGGGTCACTTTTGGGTTGGGTCacttcggatcgggtcatttggGTCAGGTCGTTTGCATCATTCGAGTCATGATTTTGCATTTATTCAGTTAGTTCGAGTCATATTGGGTCCATCGGGTCATTTTGAGTCACTTAAGTCGGGTCACTTCGAGTCGGGTCTCTTTGGGGTCATACATtctgggtcattttcgggtctcgggtcaccCTTATTAAGTCGGGTCATTCGCATCGGATCGGGTCAATTTTGCTAGGTCTAATTGTCGGTATCTACACTCATTTATCATTGAAATTTCTCGATGTAGAGTGATTGATTTGATTACAATAATTAAGCAAGAAAGAAACGTGAAATTATTGTTAACTAGTAGTCTGTCAAGTTTGTCAACAAAACTGTAAACCTTATAATTATGATTAATGACGATTGACTGTGATGCATGAAAGGTGAACGGCCATGCAGAAACTTCAACGTAACCGTTGTTTTCAAATGTTAAATCTCCATACAAAAACTACGTGTGCCAAGTTTAAACCCTTTAATCTCCGCGTTATAATTATAGCATTAGCATGCAATCATTGAGTAGAATTTTCTATCATATAGTATGTATATACGATTATTCCGTCATCGATTGGGATCATGTTCTTTTCGGCTTAATTTAAGGTCACATCAGTTTAGTTCAGATTTATTTAGGCTCTGTTCTTTTTGGTTGAAAAtatctgaactaaactgaactgaacttaatgaagCTAACTTCAGCTGAACTGCACTGAACCGAACTGAGTAAAACTGAATTGAACTCATTTAAACTCATTTTAGTTCAAAAATTTATTGCTGATTTAATTTTGAGACAACATTTTCTCATACAATTTAATACGAAGTACTTTAGGAGTAGACAACATTTTCTCACATAATTTAATTTAACACGAAGAATTTTGAAATAAATTAATACGTACTCCGTAGTACTTTACCAATAATTGAAATATATCGATCGAGCTGAAAATTGAAAATAGTAAAACATTTCAAACTTAATTACACTTGAAGCATTACATTACAATGCATGTAAATTACAAGCTCACATTTTGATCATTACAACTATTAACTTACGTTGAAAGACCACATATAATATTTAGTTCTCCTTCAGACGCTCATTTTCTTTTTTCTGAAAGCTTCAAACATGCTATATGGAACCCATTTACCTTAAAAATGGTCATATAAGGCCCTTTAAAACCATCATACGAAATAATCCGTCTGAAATGAGAATTAGTAATATAATGTATCTATAATAGGCCTTAATTAATTAATGACCCTACAATTTGTCCTGATTTCACCAGCAGTACCCGTACTAACATCAATGTAACCCATTTTAACAACTGCGGCCGTAAATTTGTTTAACCATTGAGCCTGGTTATTAGCATTGTCGTTTACTGCGGCTGCGGTGGCGGGGTTGGTTCGGAGGGTCCAATCCGAGGTAAATAACCCTTTGTTTACTAGTACATTAGCATAGTAATTATTATCCAAGACCATTGGGGTGTTCGGGTCCATGGGGACCACAGACGATGTGGACGTGCTTCCTCTCGGGCACGCTGCCTGTAGTTGTGGTAAATAACTCGGGTTTAAGGCCGGATCGGGCATGTTTGTTCCGCTGAAGTTGTATAATCTATCGTCAATTCCCGTGATAATTGAGCAATGTGACACTCCTATGGTATGTGCTCCTGTTATCAACATTAACTTTTAATTTTAGGGAATTACGGAATTTGCAACCGCTATTTTTGGTGCATTTATGATAATTTTATATATTCACTATTATCTACTAGATAAACAATACCTACGCGTCTTGGCTTCAATTCTGTATCAATTCAATTAGATTTATAAAGAAATCaccataattatttttaataaaaaataaaaaaatgtgtATACCAGTTTAAAAGCTGGCATTATTATTACTGATTGATAAAATTTCATATTTATCCCTTCTATTTAACTGATCGAGTCCAAAATATAGTCAAAGGCATGCTTGTTGGTCTCATACCCTCACTAGTAGGGCCGTAGGGGTGAAGatagaaataaattaaaatttcgGAAGCAAATTTTCATCTTGTAGTTTAATATCTTTGCTAAAACTTTACGTTCAGAATTTTCCGGGTAATAGAAATTGGTAATAATACCTGAAAGAGTGACCATTTCATCCTGAGTTAGTTGTTTGTTTGCGAAATTTGTCGTAAGTTGATCAACATTCATTGCGGGTGAAGGAATGTTTGATTGCACCTCCGAAGCTAAAGAAACTCTTCCATCCCTTCTACCAGATGGTACTTGATAAACCGGACCAAAGGACTGTAGAGAGAAAATAAGTTTATATTTATAGAAAATGTTATATTGTAAATTTTACTCggtaaataataaaattaattattttatagcaatattttttttgacagctgtaaAAAAAGTTCTTATACAGCCGTAGCAATACTCAAATGTGCTAAATTGTGTAGCTTACCAAAGCTATACTGTCTCTAGCAGCGAAAGCAAGGATATCAGCACATGACACGATCCCTTTGCATTGAGTTTCAAGGATACTCTTTGCAGCGTCGATCACTTCAAACCCTATTAGACTCGGATTGTTAACTGGTGAATCTTTCTCGGCTGTGTTACCCCAAGCTGAGTCAATGAGAATTGACGCGTCACAACCCTGTTAAGAAAAACAAAGCTTCTCGGTCAATACAAACTAACTATACATAACAATATTTTTCAAAAGAAGATTGTAATAAACATACCCTAACAAAGCAGTCATGAAAATGCATTCGAACAAGACCAGGGGCGATGCCAGGGTTAGACAGAAACGCATTGGCAACTTGTTGTGTAACGACGGCTTCAGCTATAGGACATGTTTGGCTATAGAAACCTACTTGAAGCTGTGCCTCAAGACATGAGAAAATTGAAAGCAAAACAACAAGAGCAATGGAATTGTGGCTTTGCATTTTTGATGAGCTCATTTTAATCTTATTTAGTTCTTAGGTTTGTAAGAACATGGTCACAATGGCCACCCTTTTATAGCAAAAGAATAAAGTAATCGTACAAAAATCATACGAAAAATATTTGTTTAAGACAGGTGTATCCGTATTAAGTTTAAAATTGGTCAAATagtatgaataagacaaatgtaaaatatatagaaaaaaaaaaaaaagatttccaAGCCAAAAAGGGTGGTTGGAGAGAGGTCTATAGTCTATGCTCTATACATATGGGTCCGGTGTTAGCCAATGCATCGTTTTTTAGGTTTTTAAAGTTCAATTGGTCTcctttgtgacgggttaccatttgtggcggataatttgtgagtaaaaatggtaacaaaatgggttagtggagaaaggggaccacatgaacaatgttgcagagagagaaaaagtgggtactttgtgaggtaaaatggtatccgtcactccaaagtgacggatattgcatgtcacaaatgagaatttgtgtttaaagTTATGTCATGCATCATGCATGTAATAtctaaaattaattactaaattgacgATTATAAGGGCATTAGCAACAGAGGTTTATCAAAAGATTTGTAAGATGATATGTCCATTATTTTCTATTGTTGGACGTGTGTGTTGAGGTTCATGGATGATAGGGGTTACAATATAATATACAGGTTTGTGGAGAGAGAATGTGAGAGAAGAAATAGTGTATAGTGggtcatgttataaaactttggAGAGATTTATCTATTGTTGGTATGAGGTTTGTGAGTAAATGAGTTTATATATTATCTTATGTGGCATGAGAACAAACCTATTGAAGGGttgtctattgctaatgccctgcGATTATGATTAGATTGTTGGAGGTCAAGGTCATGTCAAGAATTTTCAAGGCCTTAAGGCTTAAGCGAAAACTAATTTGAAAGCTTATTTCTTTTTGTTGCTCTCACAAGATATGTTATATTGTATAAATCCATTCAAcacattaattattttattttctagTGAATTTACGATCATTTGATCGGCTCAGAATAAAATCCGGAATATTAATAAGGTAATGGACCTCCATTTCTTTTAagaaaatggagaggatccttacCACCAAATTACTATAACTAGTTAGTCTTTGTTTTTCTAGTTTTTTGGGCTACCTACAAAGTCAAATATAAGGTTCTAAATATTAATAGGAAAATGACTTCGCTATGGGCATTTGGTTTGATTAATCCATTTCACTATTATCTCGTTTTTTTTCAATTTAAATTATTATTTTCTACTCtctcctattccgaataagtgttccatttggacaatgacacggaaattaaggaatatagttaaaataatgaaaactaTTGTATAAGGGTAAGAatatatgagttaaataatgaaaagtattaaATATGATGCGTTATGGGTGGTTGgggtaataaataaagaaaagagctaagggtaggaaagtaaaaaaaccatgtccaaatatgggaaatgagacagttatgtgaatagacggaaatggcaaatgagacagttatttagaataggagggagtatatattattGAACccataaataaaatgaattacattaaaATGAAACGCGCTGAGATTAAGTCCGAAAAAAACTTGAACTCAAACATGGACTTCCCAACAAAGTCCATTAACAAATCCTATGTCAAATTCGGTCCAATAACTTGGGCTCCTTCAACATTGTGTAACGACCCAACACTGGCCAACAGTAAGCATACTTCTCTGTACACACTTTTGAACAAAAAATTTACGACAGCTTTTCTATACGACCATCTTATAGTATAAGACTAgcctaaaaaaaaaaatagtgcaaagatttcatttagtttaatttataaTTTGAGTTTTTCTACAAATTGCATATTTGCATGGATGCATCACATGCATGGATGGTCATGAGTTCGACCATCGCCATAAACACCCGCAATAATTTAACTAAAAGAAATTACTAATAATAGAAATAGATCGagctaaaaatttcaaataatagtAAACATTTCGAACTGAATTACACTTGAAGTTGAATGACCAACGTATACTCCCTCCGCCccgttcatttgtttacctttatatTATTTGAGAGAACTATTTTAagtaaaggtaaataaatgactgaGACTGAAGTATATTTATCTATATTAGGCCTTAATTAATAACCCTACAATTTGTCCTGATTTCACCAGCACTACCCGCACCAATATTACCCAATTTAACAATTGCAGCCGTAAACTTATTAAACCATTGAGCCTGGTTATTAGCATTGGCGTTTACGGAGGCGGCCGTGGCGGGGTTGGTTCGGAGGGTCCAATCCGAGGTGAACAACCCTTTATTTACTAGAACATTGGCGTAGTATTTATTATCCACGATTGTAGGGGTGGTAGGATCCAAGTTTACAACTGACGACGTAGACGTGCTTCCTTTGGGGCACGCGGCTTGTAGTTGTGGTACATAACTCGGGTTTAAGGCCGGATCCGGCATGTTGGTTCCGCTGAAGTTGTACAATCTATCGTCCACGCTCGTGATAATTGAGCAATGTGACACTCCTATCGTATGTGCTCCTGTTATCAACATCAACTTTCAGTTTTAGGGTAATATGTTAGATAATAACCGTATATATGCTAGTCAATAGTCAAATATTGTGTACATAATATTTGACTATTGACTAGCATATATACGGTTATTATCTAACATAATATAATACAGTAACCCGCAGCCGTTATTTCAGGTGCAAACCAGCACCTCTATCCCTTCTGTTTATATCAAGGTGACCGAGTCTAAAATATAGTCAAAGACACGCATCACGCATGTTAGTCAAATATAGTAAACTTTCTTCTTATAATTTAGAGTAAATTAAaaataactcccttttaaaatccagtttttaaaaattactcccttatataattgAGCGACGGATAAAATCCGTCGCAAGTCCGTCGCAAAATCTATTTTTGCGACGGGATTGACATATTTGCGACGGAGTTTTCCGTCGCTATGGAACTTTTTTTTTGTAGtgaaaattactcccttaagatgcacttttatcaaaaattgcttcaaaactccaATTTAGGTGTCTTATTACGTATGTTTATGAACTTATTCCGTTTGTATCTTTgccaatttatactttgaaagGTATAAAAATGAAGAATAAGATCAAAAACATACGAAATAAGTCACCTAAATTGgaattttgaagcaatttttgataaaagtgcattttaagggagtaattttagaaaaaaattatataagggagtaatttttaaaaactgaattttaaaagggagttatttTTAATTTACTCTATAGTTTAATATCTTTGGTAAGACTTTATATTCAGTGTTTTTTTTTAGTAACAGAAATCGATAATTGTAACTAGTTACCCCTTACTACTACGTATCGCCCCTACTCACTAGGGCTTGAACGTGAGAGTGTGAGATACATGAGTTATTATTTCATGTTTTAACCGATTGAGACGACCATGCATCGTCAATTGTCCAATTTTTACTTCGTTTCAcctgatcatttgtttaccttacaCAAATGAATGAAACGGAGAGAATAATTGACGTTGTAATTAAGGCTATAAGGGCGAATTAATACCTGAAAGAGTGACCATTTCATCTTGAGTTAGTTGTTTGTTTGCGAAATTTGTGGTAAGTTGACTAACATTCATCGCCGGTGAAGGAATGTTTGTTAGAACCTCCGAAGCTAAAGAAACTCTACCATCCTTTCGACCAGATGGAACAGCATAAACTGGACCTTGAGCCTGCACAAAGAAACTAAGGTTATATTAATTATTGAAATTATGCATGACGGATTTTGGGAAAAAAATGATAATAAGGAGGCAACAGAGGTTTAAACTATCGACTCTGTGTGTGAatatttaatatttaatcatTGGTCAAGGGGGCCGAATGATAATTTTACATAGAAGTATGAAAAATAATCGGGGACTGAGCCCAGCCCCTCCCAACATAACTAAGGTCCTCTACTGATATATACTGCTAAATAAAGTGTGTTGCTTACCAAAGCTATACCGTCTCTAGCAGCGAAAGCAAGTATATCAGCACATGACACGATCCCTTTGCATTGAGTTTCAAGAATATTTTTTGCAGCGTCAATCACTTCAAACCCTCTTAGACTCGGATTGTTAACTGGTGAATCTTTCTCGGCTGTGTTACCCGTAGTTGAGTCAATGAGAATTGACGCGTCACAACCCTGTAAAGAAAAACAAAGCTTCTCGGTCAACAAAAACTAACTGTACATACAATATTTTTCAAAAGAATAAAGTAAAGAAAATTTTCTGAACCTGTCAGCTGTCACGGTATGTACATGATAGACTATAGAAGATCGTAAACATACCCTAACAAAGCAGTCATGAAAGTGCATTCGAAGAAGACCAGGGGCGATTCCAGGGTTAGACATAAATGCATTGGTAACTTGTTGTTTAACAATGGTTTCAGCTGAAGGACATGAATAGCTATAAAAACCTACTTGAAGCTGTGCCTCAAGACATGAGATAATTGAAAGAAGAACAAGAAGAGCAATAGAATAGTTGATTTGCATATTTTTGCTCATTTTACTTGTAGTAGTTAGTTCTTAGTGGTTTGTAGGAACATGCACACAATGGCCACACTTTTATAGCAactagttgttgcaccgcgcCCTATCGGGCGCAGTGCCCCAATTTTGTGAAATTCTAAGCTGAAGTAAGTTAGTT
The Silene latifolia isolate original U9 population chromosome 11, ASM4854445v1, whole genome shotgun sequence genome window above contains:
- the LOC141610708 gene encoding peroxidase 5-like yields the protein MSSSKMQSHNSIALVVLLSIFSCLEAQLQVGFYSQTCPIAEAVVTQQVANAFLSNPGIAPGLVRMHFHDCFVRGCDASILIDSAWGNTAEKDSPVNNPSLIGFEVIDAAKSILETQCKGIVSCADILAFAARDSIALSFGPVYQVPSGRRDGRVSLASEVQSNIPSPAMNVDQLTTNFANKQLTQDEMVTLSGAHTIGVSHCSIITGIDDRLYNFSGTNMPDPALNPSYLPQLQAACPRGSTSTSSVVPMDPNTPMVLDNNYYANVLVNKGLFTSDWTLRTNPATAAAVNDNANNQAQWLNKFTAAVVKMGYIDVSTGTAGEIRTNCRVIN
- the LOC141610714 gene encoding peroxidase 5-like, with the translated sequence MSKNMQINYSIALLVLLSIISCLEAQLQVGFYSYSCPSAETIVKQQVTNAFMSNPGIAPGLLRMHFHDCFVRGCDASILIDSTTGNTAEKDSPVNNPSLRGFEVIDAAKNILETQCKGIVSCADILAFAARDGIALAQGPVYAVPSGRKDGRVSLASEVLTNIPSPAMNVSQLTTNFANKQLTQDEMVTLSGAHTIGVSHCSIITSVDDRLYNFSGTNMPDPALNPSYVPQLQAACPKGSTSTSSVVNLDPTTPTIVDNKYYANVLVNKGLFTSDWTLRTNPATAASVNANANNQAQWFNKFTAAIVKLGNIGAGSAGEIRTNCRVIN